The genomic region GCATAGGGAAATTCTACGAAACACTTATTAAAAACCGTTTAGAAGATGAACTTCGAACAAAAGGAGTAATCTCTGAAAGGCAGTACGGATTCACAAAAGGGAAATCGACGATAGAAGCGGTCAAAGTTATATCCGAAACAGTAAAAGAGACAAGGAAAAGATGGGCAGTCCTTGTAATGTTCGATGTTAAAAACGCTTTTAACTCTGCCAACTGGAGATACATCGTAACAAAGTTAGAAACAGCCGGAATATCAGCATACCTGTTAAACATAATAAAGAGCTACCTGACAAATAGAAATATAACAGTGGCAAAAAACAATGAGGTAAAGCTCTCCGCAGGTGTACCGCAAGGATCTGTACTGGGACCCATACTCTGGAATGTCCTATATAATGGGGTCCTAGAGATAAATTACGGCAGAGACAACCTAGCTATCGCATACGCTGACGATCTAGCGATACTCGTGAAAGCTGATATAAACTACATAATGATAAATGAAGTAAATAGGTGCTGCCAAAAGGTCATCAGTTGGATGACAAGAAACGATCTAGAAGTTGCGACCCACAAAACCGAGATTATTGTATTAAAGGGTCCAAGAGAAAGAGACAACATAAATTTTCACATTGGCAGTACAAATATAACGCCTAAAAACTATGTTAAATATCTGGGCATACACCTAGATACAGGTTTGAGATACACAAAACACATTACACAAGTAGTCCAGAAGGCGGAAGCTAGAATTGCAGCCTTAACAAGAATTATGCCAAATATAGGAGGACCAAGTTACTACAAGAGAAAAATGTACCTACAAGTTATCCATTCAACATTACTATACGGGGCCCCCATATGGTACAATGTTCTACAGATGGCAAAATATAGAGAAATCCTAACGAGAGCTCAAAGAAAGCCCCTTCTGAAAGTAGTAAGTGCGTACCGGACTACCTCGACAATTGCTCTTCAAGTAATTGCAGGTACGCTCCCCATATACCTTCTAGCAAAAGAGAGGAAAATACTTCACGAAAACAATAACGGAACGCTAGAACAAACAAGACGTGAAGTTAGAAACCAAATGATTCAAGAATGGCAACTTGAATGGGAGTCACAAATAAACAAGGCACAATGGACAAGAACGCTCATCCCCGATGTGGGAGCGTGGCTTAATTGTAGTTTTAAACGAACTAACTATTACTTCACTCAATTCTTAACTGGACATGGCTCCTTCAGATCATACACATATGCTATAAAAAAAACAGATGACGACATCTGCATAGAATGCGGAGTTGAGGACAACGCAAGACACTGCATTTTCGAATGCAACACATTCATACCTGATAGAATAAAAATTCAAAACAGTCTTGGTATTGATCCAATAACACCGGAAAATATATTAAATGCTGCGATggaaaataaagataaattcaACAGCATGGTAGATACAATTACAGATATCATGAAAAGGAAGGAGACCATGGAAAGACTAAGACAGGATGAGGGTTTACACTAAAATTTACACTAAAACTACGAGAGAAACACCAACTCTATTTTATCCTTTTAGACATCCTTTTTCCcgatttttatatatttacatatacacATAATGTTttacatatatacacatatattttacatatacacatattttaaCCTTTTAGCGTCCAtagtaactaattttaaaattttatctatttttaacttttatctATTAATTCTAAAACTATATCTATACTAACCTCATtacatatacacatattttaaCCATTTAGCATccatagtaattaatttttaaaaatttttatctattttaacttttatttactAATTCTATAACTTTATATCTATACTAACTTCTTTATCTGTGTAAACTCAATATATTATATACTTAAACAACTTTATTTACACACTCAATCTTACACCAGTTAGGTTTATAAATGAAtgaaactgtttttttttcataCAGACACATGAGGCATCCCGTTGTTACATTCGCTGAGAATAGTCCCGGGATGTCTCATGAGAAGGAGGTggtttttagttggtaggcggcAGGTTATGGGTGCATGCGTGGGCACGAAACCCTACGGGGTAAATGCGTGCGGGTGTGCTCTATCCAGTCGAATCCAACACTATTATCAGGGTTTTCTCCCCCTGGTAGTGTCTTTGGAAGATTTCCACCtcctaaaactaaaaaaaaaaaaaaaaaaaaggttaggttaggttaggttaggttaggttaggttaggttaggttaggttaggttaggttaggttaggttaggttaggttaggttaggttaggttaggttaggttaggttaggttaggttaggttaggttaggttaggttaggttaggttaggttaggttaggttaggttaggttaggttaggttaggttaggttaggttaggttaggttaggttaggttaggttaggttaggttaggttaggttaggttaggttaggttaggttaggttaggttaggttaggttaggttaggttaggttaggttaggttaggttaggttaggttaggttaggttaggttaggttaggttaggttaggttaggttaggttaggttaggttaggttaggttaggttaggttaggttaggttaggttaggttaggttaggttaggttaggttaggttaggttaggttaggttaggttaggttaggttaggttaggttaggttaggttaggttaggttaggttaggttaggttaggttaggttaggttaggttaggttaggttaggttaggttaggttaggttaggttaggttaggttaggttaggttaggttaggttaggttaggttaggttaggttaggttaggttaggttaggttaggttaggttaggttaggttaggttaggttaggttaggttaggttaggttaggttaggttaggttaggttaggttaggttaggttaggttaggttaggttaggttaggttaggttaggttaggttaggttaggttaggttaggttaggttaggttaggttaggttaggttaggttaggttaggttaggttaggttaggttaggttaggttaggttaggttaggttaggttaggttaggttaggttaggttaggttaggttaggttaggttaggttaggttaggttaggttaggttaggttaggttaggttaggttaggttaggttaggttaggttaggttaggttaggttaggttaggttaggttaggttaggttaggttaggttaggttaggttaggttaggttaggttaggttaggttaggttaggttaggttaggttaggttccaGCCGCGGAATGTTGCTTCTGGGAGATGGGACTAGTACCCTTCTTCTGTGGGCAACAGCCTGACGGGAGGTTGGACCACGACCCACctggcgcgtcccaatggctcaTAGGGTGAGCCATCGAGAACGGGAGGTGCGACATGAAGTTTCGGGATTGTCGGAAAGCATGGCGCACCTCGCACACTCGATGGTAAGATTGCTGAATAAGATGGTCTTCCACCGAATAGGCACCGCGGATCATGTGGTAGCACAGATTAGGGGAGGCAGCTAATCGGTGTTTTGAGCGACTAGTACGGGGACCGGTGTGTCGCAGGAGGCAGGACCTGGTTTCAGCCCAAATCTTGAGATGCATGGGTCCAAGTATTTAGAGCGAGACTGCGTCCGGCGAAAACCGTGATAAACTATGGAGGAGTAAACCTCACTAGTGGCGAAAAATCCCCATTACTAAGGTGGAAGGCATCGTGCCGAAGGTATGCGAGGTGCAAGGGTTAGCGCACCGCAAACGATCCCTCCGGAATACCAGGCGACCTTCCGGAGTATCTAGCCTGGGTGGGGTAAGGGTGCACTGCCCCCCCTGTAAGTATACTTCAGCCCGACTCGTGGGATCACATATGGAGAATGAATTTGTAGTTAACTTAACTGGGGACAGCACATCAAGTGCACATACGGAGGGAAAAGATGAATCTGAAAGGAAGGCGAGGATAGATGCCGAAgaaaaaatcttcaaaaaatcgGAGAAAATGAAACGCTCCCCTCAAAGGAGCAAAGAAAGTGAGAGCGGCCATCAAGGTCCGTCTGGGGAGGAGAATCACAAAAAAAAGACTCGGAAAGTGAGTACGGGGTCGGTCCTGGACAGTATCCTGGATTCGTCTTCGGCCGAAGAAGAGTCCCTGGATCAAAATAAGAGGAAAAGGGGGCAGAATGAGGAGTCGGAAAAAGAGCTGTCGGAGGAAGAGAAATGGACGGAGGCGAGGGGAAAAAGGAAGAAAAGGAGCCCCAAGCACAGGATCGAAACTGAGACCGGAGAAAGTGAGGTGGAGGTGCTTCATCGCCGGGTGGAGGAGCTCCGAACGAGAATCGAGGAGATCCACCGCCTGACGATATTGTATCCAAACACCCAGATGGATATAAAGAGGAGTGTGAAAGCGGCGAGAGCTTGCGCGTCGCAGACCGTCAGGTGTGAAAGCAAAGTGAGGAAGAGAGTAAGCGAGCAGGCTGAATGTCTAAAGAGTGTACGAAGGGAGTTGGCGGAGGTGCGCTCGGGTCTGGCGGCTGCGAGCGCTCCTCCGGCAAGGCCGAAAGGTTTGAGTGTGGGCATACAAGTCGGGAGTGAGGACATGGAGGAGTTGGAGGCTGCCAGAAAAGAAGCAGAGAGAGTGGAAGCCTTAAAAGAAAGAATGGGGAGGGTAATAGAAGTTGACGAGGTCATAGACCTCGCCAACGAAGATTGGCCGGAGGCAATCTATGAAAGGACTGAGGTGAACGAGGAAAGCTTGATTGGAAGGCCGAATGACCTTTGTGTGTTTGTGGCGAACGGGGGAGACACCGGGGGTGAGGTTTTTGGTGCCTACCCAGAACTGGCGTCTCTTCCGGTGGAGGAGAGAACGGAGGATGTGAGGTGCGGGTGGATGGCCTTATCGACCAGAGTGCCTGGGAGGGATACCACTGAGAAGTATATCTTCAAGGTGGTTCCCTCTGACAGAAATGAGGTGAGTGGGGCGGCTAGGTTCGTGCACGCGGCACGAACACTGGCCGAATGTATGAAGGAAGAGAGGAGAGAGTGTGTCTCGCTGGCAGCTCCAGGATTCTTGGGGCTTGAACGGTCCAGGAAGATCTTGGAGCTGGTAGCCAGAGCGAGTGGGGTGCGCTTTATAGTGCACGGTAAGCGGAGTGTGAAAGGTTTTGTGGCACCGCTGCCCAAAAAAAAGGACGCGGTGGTCATAATAAAATCGGGGCCAAATCGGACTTACGCCGAACTTTTAAAGGATGTCAGAACCACTGTGGGAGAGTGTGAGGACATCAGGGTGACAAGGGTGAGGCAGACCAAAGAAGGTCTAGCCTTGTCCCTTAATGGTGGGATGAAGATGGCCGAAAGGGTCAGGGAGGTGGTGCGTGCCGGCGTCCCTGCCGCCGTGAAGACGGTTGCAAAGGGAGGAATTCGGACCCGTACCATTTTCCTGATGGGAATGGATGAGCTAACCACTGAAAACGAGGTGAGGAATGCAGTTGAACGCGTTGCCGGGAGAAAGGTCGACCTTGACATAAAGTCGCTTCGGCCTGCCGGTGGCAGAAATAAAACTGCCACCGTCGAGGTCGAGGAGACTGTTGCACTGAGACTTCTCAGGGCAGGCAGTGTTAAGGTTCGCTGGATCTCGTGCAGCGTGCGCGAAAGGCTGGAGCTAAAACGTTGTTTTAGGTGCCAGCAGCATGGTCACCTCCTGCGTGAGTGCAAAGTAGCAGAGAGTGGAGATGTGTGTCGGCGATGTGGTCTAACAGGCCACAAGCGCCAGGATTGTAAACAAGAGGGTGAGAAGTGTGTGGACTGTGGGGCGAATGGACACAGAGGGGGAAGCTCCCGCTGTGAAGTGTTCAGGCGTCTCCTTAAGGAAAAGAGGGAGAAGGTAGAGGGACCAAGACGCTAACATGGCGTGTGGACCCAATACCAAGAGTGCGAGGTTTCTTCAGACTAACTTGGGTAGGGCGAGGTTGGCTCACGATCTCGCCCTGGAGACCGCCACGAGGAGGAATATCGACGTCCTCATCGTGTCGGAGCCAAATCTCAGGGTGGTCCGAGAGAAAGGTTGGCACGCGGACGAAGCGGGTGACGTCGCGGTGTATATTCGGAATCGTAAGTTGCGAATCTATGCCATTGACGCACATGATGGTTACGTAACCATAAGAATGGAAAGAATGAATGTAATCTGTTGCTATATTTCCCCAAATATAACAATGGATGCGTACGAGGCAAGGTTAGATGAGATAATGAATGAGGGCAGACGTTTGGGAGGAGAGTTCTTGGTGCTTGGGGATTTCAACGCGAAATCTTCGGAGTGGGGATCTCCAGTCACTGACGCTCGAGGAAGAATGCTAACGGATTGGGTGTCGGCTTTGGACCTGGTTGTACTCAACACAGGTCTCGAGCCGACATTTGTGCGTGGGAATTCAGAATCGTACATTGACGTTACCTGCTCGTCAACGCGGCTGGCTACGCGAGTGAGAGAGTGGATGGTTCTACCGGATTATGCGGGGACGCACCACCGCTACATCTACTTCGAGGTGGGTGGCGCGGGGTCTGACTTCCCTGTGTATACCGGTGGAAATGTGCAAATGAACTGGGATGCATTTGAGCAATTGGTTGAATGGGGTGTAGAAAGAGATCGGGGGTCGGACACTTATAAAGTGGAAGATCTCGATCGAGTTGTGACTGAAGCAATGAAAGGAAGCCGGCCTCTTGGGACTAGTACGGGTCACACTAGGCCGGCCCCGTACTGGTGGACGGAAGAGATAAAAAGTGAGCGTGATAGATGCCTGCGTTTACGAAGGCAGATACAGCGAATGAGGAGGGGAAGAAGGCGTGAAGATGTGATTAGGAATTTGGAAGAGTTGCACATCGATTGCAGGAGACAACTGACCCGCATGATACGCAGGGAGAAGAGAAGATCCTGGATGGATCTATGCGAACGGATAGACGGCGATATCTTTGGACAAGGATACAAAATAGTAGCCTATGAGGCACTTTCGGGCGTACTCTCCCTATGACATGCCCCTTGACAAAAAGCTGAGGCTTGTTCGGGAATTATTTCCGGCTGGCAAGGGGTATGTGATGAGGAGATACCTCGGAGTTCCCAAGGAGCTTGATGTGTGTTTCTCCATAGACGAGCTGAAGGACGCGTTGGGTGGCCTGAAGGTCGGTCGGGCTCCTGGACTGGACGGTGTAACCGCGGAAGCGGTGAAGCGCGTCGGTCGAATGGAGCCCGAGTGGCTTTTGGGGCATATGAACGCGCTCATCCGTCGACAGATCTTTCCGGCATCTTGGAAGATGGCGAAGCTAGTTCTACTCCCAAAAGGCGAACCATCAGCCGAAAAATATCGGCCGGTCTGTCTCCTTCAAACGCTGGGTAAACTGTATGAGAGTTTGATTAGAATGAGAGTAGAGAGATTGATTGAGGAGAGTGGTGGGCTTTCGCCTCACCAGTACGGGTTTAGACGGAATAGGTCGACTGTGGATGCAGTGGTGGGGGTGTTTAGGGCTCTCGGGCAGAGGGGCGATGCTCGTTGGGCGGCGCTCATCTTGTTCGACGTCCGAAATGCCTTCAATACGCTTGAGCCGGCAATGGTTCTGGGATCTTTGGAGGAGAGGGGTAGTCCGGATTACCTACTGAACGTAATTGGGGACTATTTTAATGAAAGAAAGCTGCATGTGGATAAAGGAATGGTTGTAGACGTATCGGCTGGTGTTCCGCAGGGGTCTGTTCTGGGTCCCACGCTATGGAATCTAGCATACGACGGGATCTTACGCCGCGAATACCCTGAGGGCTGTAAGCCCTTTGCGTTCGCGGACGATCTCGCAGTGCTTGTGGTAGCGAGGGACTTGGACGAACTCCGTCATCGAGCAACGGCCGCATGCGAAGGTGTGTATGATTGGATGAATGACCGGGGTCTTGTACTGGCAACAGAAAAGACTCAGGCCATTATCCTGAAGGGGCCGAGGAAGAGAGAAGGTGTATGGTTTGAATATGAGGGAGTAAGGATTGTACCCAGCAGGTGCGTAAAGTACCTGGGTATAACTTTACATGAGAATGGGGGCTTCGGTGAGCACCTCAGGGGTGTGACACGGAGGGCAGCGGAGAgagcggctgcgttggggaggatTATGCCCAACATCGGCGGACCTAGTTCCGAAAGGAGAAGGGTCCTAGCCGGGGTTGttcagtcgatcgtcctctacgcggcacctgTGTGGTATAAAGCAGCAGAGGTTTCGTGTTACAGAAATCTTCTGATGCGAACGGATCGGGTTTGCTTGATCCGTACGGCATGCGCATACCGCACCGCGCCTACTGCTGCTCTCTATGTTATTACTGCTATGGTGCCCACACATTTGCTAGCGGGTGAGAGATATAGGTTGTATGTGCGTGGAAACGTGGATGGCAGAATAAGGAGTGAGGAAAGGGCCACTACTATTGAGAAGTGGCAGAGAGAGTGGGAAGGAgtggaggatgtggcacagtggacgaagtcGCTGATCCCGAATATCCGACGGTGGGTGGAATGTGGGCATCGGCGTGGGGGATACTTCCttacgcaggtgctcacaggccATGGATGTTTCCGGACCTACCTAAAGAGGTTCGGGAAAGCGGCTGACGATCGGTGTTTATATTGCCGTGAGGTGGACACTGTGACGCATACTCTATTCGATTGTCCTAGATGGGTAGCGGAAAGAGTGAGGATGAATGCGGGATTTGGCAGAATGATACTGAGTGTGAATGAAATGGTAGATGAAATGATGACGAGCGTTACAGGGTGGAGAACGGGTGACGGTTTTGTTCGCGCGGTTCTCGCCGCTAAGGAGAGAGAGGAGAGGGTGTTGGTTGCATAGTCGTCGTTGGTTGGCAAGGATAGGAAAGGACAAGATAGAGGGGGAAACTGGACGAGGTATTGAGTGAAAGGGAGAGAGTTGACGGCGCAGGTCACCAGACGTACATCTTCACAGACAGTTCCAGGTGGCCTGTGAAGTCCCTGCAGTGTTTAGTCCACGCGACACGGCCTATGGCTAGGATTGAGGCAAGATGATTCTTGCCCCCATTCTTGCTCAAACTAGTCTTAGGTGTCACCCTGGGGTGGAGGACAGCCGAAACCTGGGGGTGATTTAAAgcaggtaataaaaaaaaaaaaaaaaaaaaaaaaaaggttaggttaggttaggttaggttaggttaggttaggttaggttaggttaggttaggttaggttaggttaggttaggttaggttaggttaggttaggttaggttaggttaggttaggttaggttaggttaggttaggttaggttaggttaggttaggttaggttaggttaggttaggttaggttaggttaggttaggttaggttaggttaggttaggttaggttaggttaggttaggttaggttaggttaggttaggttaggttaggttaggttaggttaggttaggttaggttaggttaggttaggttaggttaggttaggttaggttaggttaggttaggttaggttaggttaggttaggttaggttaggttaggttaggttaggttaggttaggttaggttaggttaggttaggttaggttaggttaggttaggttaggttaggttaggttaggttaggttaggttaggttaggttaggttaggttaggttaggttaggttaggttaggttaggttaggttaggttaggttaggttaggttaggttaggttaggttaggttaggttaggttaggttaggttaggttaggttaggttaggttaggttaggttaggttaggttaggttaggttaggttaggttaggttaggttaggttaggttaggttaggttaggttaggttaggttaggttaggttaggttaggttaggttaggttaggttaggttaggttaggttaggttaggttaggttaggttaggttaggttaggttaggttaggttaggttaggttaggttaggttaggttaggttaggttaggttaggttaggttaggttaggttaggttaggttaggttaggttaggttaggttaggttaggttaggttaggttaggttaggttaggttaggttaggttaggttaggttaggttaggttaggttaggttaggttaggttaggttaggttaggttaggttaggttaggttaggttaggttaggttaggttaggttaggttaggttaggttaggttaggttaggttaggttaggttaggttaggttaggttaggttaggttaggttaggttaggttaggttaggttaggttaggttaggttaggttaggttaggttaggttaggttaggttaggttaggttaggttaggttaggttaggttaggttaggttaggttaggttaggttaggttaggttaggttaggttaggttaggttaggttaggttaggttaggttaggttaggttaggttaggttaggttaggttaggttaggttaggttaggttaggttaggttaggttaggttaggttaggttaggttaggttaggttaggttaggttaggttaggttaggttaggttaggttaggttaggttaggttaggttaggttaggttaggttaggttaggttaggttaggttaggttaggttaggttaggttaggttaggttaggttaggttaggttaggttaggttaggttaggttaggttaggttaggttaggttaggttaggttaggttaggttaggttaggttaggttaggttaggttaggttaggttaggttaggttaggttaggttaggttaggttaggttaggttaggttaggttaggttaggttaggttaggttaggttaggttaggttaggttaggttaggttaggttaggttaggttaggttaggttaggttaggttaggttaggttaggttaggttaggttaggttaggttaggttaggttaggttaggttaggttaggttaggttaggttaggttaggttaggttaggttaggttaggttaggttaggttaggttaggttaggttaggttaggttaggttaggttaggttaggttaggttaggttaggttaggttaggttaggttaggttaggttaggttaggttaggttaggttaggttaggttaggttaggttaggttaggttaggttaggttaggttaggttaggttaggttaggttaggttaggttaggttaggttaggttaggttaggttaggttaggttaggttaggttaggttaggttaggttaggttaggttaggttaggttaggttaggttaggttaggttaggttaggttaggttaggttaggttaggttaggttaggttaggttaggttaggttaggttaggttaggttaggttaggttaggttaggttaggttaggttaggttaggttaggttaggttaggttaggttaggttaggttaggttaggttaggttaggttaggttaggttaggttaggttaggttaggttaggttaggttaggttaggttaggttaggttaggttaggttaggttaggttaggttaggttaggttaggttaggttaggttaggttaggttaggttaggttaggttaggttaggttaggttaggttaggttaggttaggttaggttaggttaggttaggttaggttaggttaggttaggttaggttaggttaggttaggttaggttaggttaggttaggttaggttaggttaggttaggttaggttaggttaggttaggttaggttaggttaggttaggttaggttaggttaggttaggttaggttaggttaggttaggttaggttaggttaggttaggttaggttaggttaggttaggtt from Diabrotica undecimpunctata isolate CICGRU unplaced genomic scaffold, icDiaUnde3 ctg00000833.1, whole genome shotgun sequence harbors:
- the LOC140431438 gene encoding uncharacterized protein, with the protein product MACGPNTKSARFLQTNLGRARLAHDLALETATRRNIDVLIVSEPNLRVVREKGWHADEAGDVAVYIRNRKLRIYAIDAHDGYVTIRMERMNVICCYISPNITMDAYEARLDEIMNEGRRLGGEFLVLGDFNAKSSEWGSPVTDARGRMLTDWVSALDLVVLNTGLEPTFVRGNSESYIDVTCSSTRLATRVREWMVLPDYAGTHHRYIYFEVGGAGSDFPVYTGGNVQMNWDAFEQLVEWGVERDRGSDTYKVEDLDRVVTEAMKGSRPLGTSTGHTRPAPYWWTEEIKSERDRCLRLRRQIQRMRRGRRREDVIRNLEELHIDCRRQLTRMIRREKRRSWMDLCERIDGDIFGQGYKIVAYEALSGVLSL